A window of the Methanobacterium sp. genome harbors these coding sequences:
- a CDS encoding ribonuclease P, translating into MINIALERMKILLDHAEKEFALHPERSHRYVEMALKIATKYNLKMPSSWRGRFCKNCHKFLKPGSNCQIRLHDSMVNIKCLECGEIMKKPYIKEKKVKRRNKIESRTFQEGIDA; encoded by the coding sequence ATGATTAATATAGCCCTGGAACGTATGAAAATACTTTTAGACCATGCAGAGAAAGAATTTGCACTTCATCCAGAACGTTCCCATCGCTACGTGGAAATGGCCTTAAAAATAGCCACTAAATACAACTTGAAAATGCCATCCTCATGGAGAGGAAGGTTCTGTAAAAACTGCCATAAGTTTTTAAAACCAGGCTCCAACTGCCAAATAAGATTGCATGATTCAATGGTAAACATAAAATGTTTGGAATGTGGAGAAATAATGAAAAAGCCTTACATCAAAGAAAAAAAGGTAAAAAGGAGGAATAAAATTGAATCCCGCACATTCCAAGAAGGAATTGATGCATAG